Genomic DNA from Solanum pennellii chromosome 3, SPENNV200:
ttttaatttgaataaattatgaaaaatactttttaactttttataaaaatatctatattatttattgaatattttttattttttgttggatTTTGTAAAGAGAGAACCTATTTTTCCAATGACTATCTCTTTCATTTGCGGAGCGTATGTTATGTGGTTCGTGTACTCATTACAtatatctttctttcttttttttcaaattaattgtacaataaaaatatgacagtattgttagttttaaaaatatatacaagtcAAAAAAGATGAATAGAAAAATACTTttagattaaaatataaataaataagtattttaaatttaaaaataaatgaaagacatTTTTAAATCttcttataattcaaatatatttttaattttttttctgattgAACGATGACACATGAAATAAAACGGAGTAACTATGGAAGGTACCATGTGACCATTGTgactaataatttttattgtacACCGACTActaaattggaaagaaaaatcAAACCCCTCAACAACTTCTAGACttattatacatataataagataaaaaacAATCTGATTTGACAATGATAGTTCATAATTGAGCACCATTCTAGATCTAAAATACTTTAATCACTCCCCCTTTTTGGATGGATCccatttattaatattattattattattttatatatattaagctATTATATAACGCATTATTATAGCTTAAATCTACATTTAAATCCCTTTTCGtctattacattattttaaccaaaaaattatatgtacaCAAATTATGCCTATATGAATTGGGTGGACCATATAATGAGTTTTGAGTGCAATTAATTAGATTCTACTGTAGTATAACTTATGTTACTCTAATTATAGTACAATTATtccttgttattttttttttctgtccAAATTGTAGCcctgataatttttttaaataattttctcattatacattgaattaatttattttcccAAAGTCTAAcaaatgtattttaattattttctagtgctgtttgttttatttaatttatttattttgctgaGATATGTATTTATTGATTACCAGTGGTAAGAGCAATTTGAATAAAGACGACAATCAGCCCTTCATAATCCCCACGAGAGTAACAGCCCAACAGTTGTTGACTGCTGGCGAATTAATTGTGGCGCtgtgtaaaataaataaaatattatattatcttaCTTGAAAATagattgaaaataattaaaactgaataaattaagaataaaatagacggtaaaaaattataaattatttcaatttattttaatgtgtACGTGAgcattttttattagtttgtatatACCCCCAATTTGTCCTTTTCAAACCTCACTTTGTGAGACTCACGGAGACATTGCTATCGTTTACATACAATAATTAGACCTTATAACTTTAACAATAATTATCAAATTCATTTACATACAATAATTAGACCTGAATAATTATGGAATGAATTTAATAGCACACTAGTTTTCTTCCTAATAATTGAGAAATTATGACATGATAAAAAGTGTAACAGTAATAACTGATGAGTAATTAAGAAACTTTGAACTCCTTTTGAGACAAGAAAAGGAACACTCAAtagaataaaacaaaaagaaagaggGGTTGAGTGTACGCATGCTCGTCGTGTATGGTGTTGTTATCACGCGCGTATCACTTATTTTGTCACCTTACTACATTGGTTTGTCAATTTTTGCATAATGTCAATGCATTTCTTACTCTATTATCTTAAGCTTCGATTCTACAAATTTCATAGATcaactcaaaattcaaatagTAGAATACCTTTTCGAcagaaaacaacaacaaaaagaaattcCACACCCACTCACACGTATTTCTAAACTACTAGAATTTTTATAAGTTCAAAATCGAAAAAAAGTAAACACAAGCTACTCGAAGGAATTCAacgatataaaaaataatttaaccatTGTATAAGTGATCCCCACAGCCACAATATACAACTTCCAACTTGTTCCAAATTTATACTTGGGCCATGAATTTGGTTTTGTTGGGCTTCTTCTGTTCATTACAAGATGGGCACGGCCTATCTAATGTCTCATCCTACAGTACAAGTACCCATTCTTCATCATAAAGATTTTCCTTACACTGTCTAGTATCATGGTAGACAAAAATGTCTATTACCTGCTCACATAAAAGTGTATTCTTTCTAACAAACGTAGACAAAAGTTTTAAGATCGAATCTCACGGCTATAATGTACATGTTTTTTTTGTGCCAATCCAATTAATTGGGCCTAACACAAAAACATGCCTGAGGGGCCTGGGCCTCTCAACACAGAATAGAGAAACAAACCAGACCAACAATAACACTTGTTTGATTGTTTGTGCTAATGGCTGTATCCTTATCGAATTATAGTAAGCCATGGTTATCCTTCTACTCTGCACAACGCCTGCATGAGAATTAAATGTAGAATTTAACATTTCTCTTTTACATtgaatcttttctttttggtcAGCTCTTTGCTGAAAGGATCAAGAGTGGCACATACAACAAGACACTCCATTCATTTCAATTGCCGCATTTTCTACAGCAAACTGTCCCCTGCAAATGATCATTCATCAATCATCCCTCCAACTAATCCTGCATTTGTAGTAATGTCCACCGCTcaacaactaaatcacattaactctACTCAATCATCCTTCAAAAAACACAAGCTTAACCTTGATATGCCAAAATTTAGACTCCGGTCAAGTTCACATTCCATTGATACTTGTGATGCATTAATTTACTGTTGCCCAGTTGTTGCATGGGGCGCATTTAACATATTATGTGCCACTAACAAATTTCATTTCCTCAATAAGTCTATAaatctgtatatatatatatgaacatatatgcatgatatgattATCAAAACGTTGTATGGAAAATGAAGGATACTTACTGAATAGTTCGAGATGAAAATTAACATTGTTATTCTGAGTTTGATAGCCTTGGTCTTGATTTCTTCAACCTTATTAGTGGAAGCTAGAAGTAGgaataatgaagaagagaagaggagAAGTCGCGGTGGGGTAGGAAGAAGTAGAAGAAGCAGTGGTGGGAGAAGATCAAGAGGAAGGTCTTCGTCATCTTCGGGTTGTGATCCTTTATTTTCATACCTCTTTGGAAGTTGTGGTCAGTGGCCTTTCCCTCGTAACTCACAAAACAACCCATTTACCCAACCAATTTCCCCTTCACCCTCACCTCGCCTCCCAGCTCCGCCATACCGTCCTCCGATTGTACCATCTCCTCCACCAGCGGTTATACGGCCACCAGTTCTCCCGTCTCCACCACCTCTCATTCCTTCACCTCCAATAGTAAGCCCATCACCACCTCCGCTCGTTACGCCGTCACCACCACCGGTCGTTGCACCATCACCGCCACCTGTAGTGGCTTCTCCGCCACCAGCTTCACCACCACCACCGGTCTTCTCACCTCCACCTTTAGTTCCATCTCCGCCACCACCAATTCCACCACCACCTTTAGTTCCTTCCCCACCTCCGCCAGAACCTCCGCCATTCTTTGTCTTCCCACCACCACTAGTTGCTTCGCCACCTCCACCGGCAGAACCTGTCTTCCCTTGGTGGTCCCCTCCTGACCCAGACGACACTCCCAATTTTCCGCTATTTTCTCCTCCGCCGTTGGTACCCGATTTTCCCCTCCCAACACCTCAACCACCAGATTTTCCACCAGAAACTCCACTGGTGCCCATATTTTCTCCACCAGAACAAGATTTCCCCCCACCTACACCACTTCTCCCTATATTTTCTCCACCTCCAATTTTCACTCTTCCACCGCCGGAACAAAATTTACCTCCAGCTACACCGCTTGTCCCTATTTTTCCGCCAGCAGATGACCAGCCAGTGATTCCCGATCACCCACCAAATAGTTTTATGCCATCTCCACTGTTTCCTGATCAACCACCGACCAATTTTCTGCCTTCACCGAGTTTTCCTGATCAACCACCAAACAACTTTCTTCCGTCACCGATGTTCCCTGATCAACCACCAGTCAATTTCCTGCCATTTCCTGTAATTCCTGATCAACCACCGACCAATTTCCTGCCGTCACCTGTAATTCCTGATCAACCGCCAGAAACATTTCTCCCGTCACCGTTAGTTCCCGATCAAGCCCCGCCAGTTGCAGTAATTCCGCCATTTGAGCTTCCGCCTCAGCCGGACTCGCCACCATTCGCCTAATAGTTAATGGTTCACGTCTTCACGATCTCCATTGAATTTGAAACCGcatgttttttattttcctttggtgcatttttcttttttcttttttactttttttctcaaCTGTAGTTAAAACCCCAAATGCTACTGTAAAAGATTGCTTTTTTATTActactataaataaaaaaactataatttataaataacaaataacATGATCTTTTAAGTTATTAGCTGGACTTTACCTTAAGATCGATTTACATATGCTCATTTCACTTCATAAATAATGATAAGATTTAGacaattatgtattttaatagAATAAGAAACTCAGACATCACTGTAAATCTATTTAGggtaacttttttaaaattcaatcaaattaatttagataattatgtattttaatagAATAAGAAACTCAGACATCACTGTAAATCTATTTAGcgtaacttttttaaaattcaatcaaattAATAGAatattgttagtgaaaaaattgcgattgaaaattaaatgaagaaataaatctttAGGCTGAGGCATGAATATATCATTTTCTTTAAgcagattcaagcccactgcagcataATCTACACCGATCCAGCAGTAATACTCTTGACGTGTCTCCTCGATGATACAACAGTCCAACAACAGTATataactcaagcaactctggattagttgaagagtccaaagctccacaaaagcACACTTTCCTTCAACATATATTACTCTCTTTTGTATAGTGATTATAGTTGaaaacttagaatattttttatatctcaactctctctttcaCTATACTAATCTCAATATAAACAACTCATctttttcactctatattttcttgtacttCTCTTGTTTCTGTCCTCTCTCAACACAAATGAAAGACTACGCTGTTAATAGATGATGAATTCTTTCTTGCAATGAATAGGAGAATGTGGATAGTAAATTTGAAATGAATGGCTCAaatgttacataagttacaagaaataaatatagaatGATAGATGAAATGAAGAGTTGGTGATTGCATAAGTTACTAAAAACTAATAACCATTTTCTTCCACAATTTTGGAGCATGATATTGACAAATTCGACTTGGtaattatagtttttctttttccttcaaaataCTCCATTACTGTCACTATCCTATATGTTAAAGCTAATTCTCTATAATttggtatttttaattttgatattttttgattaaactaaataaaaaatataatcatgtATTCGATTTTGATTTACATATACATATGTAATATATGAttgtaactttaattttttcaataaatattttaattatatcataCTAACATCTAACACAATAATAAAACAGCCTCTCACACAATTGGTCTAGGAAACATAGAGTGACATCTTACCTCTATATTAGAGATAAAGAGATTATCTTCAATAGATCTCTCCTGCTCAAGACAAGATTAATCtattaaaagacataaaaatataGTTTCGATAAAGTTATAAATTGATTGAGGAAAAATAAACTAATGGATTCATTATATGAATTTGAACAATACTCCCCTTATAAGCTAGGCTTTGAGGTGGACTTAGCCTAGATGTCTTATATAACAGGTTACAAAACTAAGTTTATCTCTATTTGAACTCCAAACTCTGATGTCATATTTTAATACAATAGACaatagatattaaaaaattaccttaccaaatacaataaacaataaatattaatagaaaTGGCCCTACTAATACTAGTAAGGCAACAAGACAAACTAGTAGGGGCACACTTCTACGTACTAATTTTCTATCTTAATTTACGTCCTTCAAACATTGCATATGTgtaaattatttaaagaaaatagaagaaacTTTTTTGTTAGCCAactatacataaaaaaaaaaatgtttcaaagaggataaaataaacaaaattccAAGATctaattaattactattataCTAATACTAAtctattttctaaaataataataagattgaATAGTTTGAAAGATCCTTAAACTTGATTGACTtattaattatatcattttactcacaattttattatgtaacgattcaaaaaaaaa
This window encodes:
- the LOC107013687 gene encoding vegetative cell wall protein gp1-like, whose protein sequence is MKINIVILSLIALVLISSTLLVEARSRNNEEEKRRSRGGVGRSRRSSGGRRSRGRSSSSSGCDPLFSYLFGSCGQWPFPRNSQNNPFTQPISPSPSPRLPAPPYRPPIVPSPPPAVIRPPVLPSPPPLIPSPPIVSPSPPPLVTPSPPPVVAPSPPPVVASPPPASPPPPVFSPPPLVPSPPPPIPPPPLVPSPPPPEPPPFFVFPPPLVASPPPPAEPVFPWWSPPDPDDTPNFPLFSPPPLVPDFPLPTPQPPDFPPETPLVPIFSPPEQDFPPPTPLLPIFSPPPIFTLPPPEQNLPPATPLVPIFPPADDQPVIPDHPPNSFMPSPLFPDQPPTNFLPSPSFPDQPPNNFLPSPMFPDQPPVNFLPFPVIPDQPPTNFLPSPVIPDQPPETFLPSPLVPDQAPPVAVIPPFELPPQPDSPPFA